Proteins from a genomic interval of Schistosoma mansoni strain Puerto Rico chromosome 2, complete genome:
- a CDS encoding putative rassf1, with the protein MTTDFDTPLNVPAKLDNGISVKKKAECLSHSTLSRRATEFYKSKTPADVKLVSRHSFLCGNKPKVSLAYDFSSLDKEAIRDRGILVRQLSPSLTELQNTSKPLQNTNIISDTPNSVPFTRSDESSSLEKEVSDIGLASVMQTTQEFVRTKQKRSFQTHIRSSTALPLIPMVVGPRAVLPWPSDRLKQLIQIFSANEFGLQAASLTGTDSCDCEGQVRVHINLLRPIQMLLTARPASIFDVVGAKSDETDDDDNEEDDDGVEDVSNRSEDDQNLWLVQSDNNNCHLVSKQHPSHTPHSFVPANIPYFSSNNKVHKADGNIVESHRRLGRTASTVSTFRLPRGSTKLLHVRLSTTAQMVICALLDRFGIRDNPQKFALYEHTIEGDQKVSVRKLFDNESPLGLLFRWVDQDPNNFNNILSVKRLVLQENETGDIEWTTFSLSELHTFLGILNREESDYRRRIEMKYEIRRKEIKRLMELHNNKFKSLDKSFNGQFNSITSNVTTEIAERYENETVTKQSCYENSEYNTYSCMDSLSAPVSPTLFRKTNEQINLNDEKSTLPGVSNSPDSCSSSEATLNRNTIKHSQLSNAVSTLPRVPSNKTSEISNTSNKIPSIFKSFSNFKAKKAELAQQKKLAKLEKARIKAEQQQQQQRKEQIKNHPLSSWKWRGFGTLSPSSSSSMSPIGFSPSSPHQ; encoded by the exons ATGACTACAGACTTCGACACACCGTTAAACGTACCTGCTAAACTGGATAATGGAATATCAGTAAAGAAGAAAGCTGAATGTTTATCTCACTCAACATTGTCAAGGCGTGCTACTGAGTTTTATAAATCGAAAACACCAGCTGATGTAAAATTAGTCAGTAGACACTCATTTCTATGTGGAAATAAACCAAAAGTTTCCCTAGCTTATGATTTTTCAAGCTTAGATAAGGAGGCAATTCGAGATCGAGGGATTCTTGTGAGACAGCTAAGTCCATCTCTTACTGAATTACAAAACACTTCTAAACCACTTCAGAATACAAACATTATCTCAGATACCCCGAACTCCGTTCCTTTTACCCGTTCAGATGAAAGTTCGTCTTTAGAAAAAGAAGTTTCTGATATTGGCCTTGCCAGTGTGATGCAAACAACTCAGGAATTTGTTCGCACCAAGCAAAAACGAAGCTTTCAGACTCACATACGTTCTTCAACCGCGCTTCCATTAATCCCTATGGTGGTTGGACCGCGAGCAGTATTGCCTTGGCCCTCTGATCGTTTGAAACAGTTAATTCAAATATTTAGTGCAAATGAATTCGGATTACAAGCTGCTAGT CTAACTGGTACTGATTCATGTGATTGCGAAGGCCAAGTTCGTGTACATATAAACTTACTCCGCCCTATTCAAATGTTACTTACAGCTAGACCAGCTTCCATTTTCGACGTAGTTGGTGCAAAAAGTGATGAaacagatgatgatgataatgaagaaGATGACGATGGGGTAGAAGATGTTAGCAATCGATCTGAAGATGATCAGAATCTTTGGTTGGTCCAAAGTGACAACAATAACTGCCATCTTGTCTCGAAACAACACCCTTCTCATACACCACATTCTTTTGTACCAGCCAACATTCCATATTTTTCATCAAATAATAAAGTGCATAAAGCTGATGGAAATATTGTTGAGTCACATCGCCGGTTAGGTAGAACAGCTTCAACAGTATCTACTTTTCGGTTACCAAGAGGAAGCACAAAATTGTTGCATGTTCGACT ATCGACAACTGCACAAATGGTTATCTGTGCACTACTTGATCGATTTGGTATACGAGACAATCCTCAAAAGTTTGCTTTATATGAACACACAATTGAAGGTGATCAGAAAG TTTCTGTACGAAAATTATTTGATAATGAATCACCGTTGGGGTTACTATTCAGGTGGGTTGATCAAGATCCAAATAATTTTAACAATATCCTGAGTGTGAAGCGATTAGTACTACAAGAGAATGAAACCGGTGATATTGAA TGGACCACATTCAGTTTATCGGAGTTGCATACATTTTTGGGAATATTGAATCGTGAAGAAAGTGATTATCGTAGacgtattgaaatgaaatatgaaataCGCAGAAAAGAAATAAAACGTTTAATggaattacataataataaatttaaatcttTAGACAAGTCATTCAATGGTCAATTTAATTCTATTACTTCTAATGTAACCACTGAAATTGCTGAACGATATGAAAATGAAACAGTAACTAAACAATCATGCTATGAAAACTCGGAATATAATACCTATTCTTGTATGGATTCATTGTCTGCACCGGTTTCGCCAACATTATTTCGTAAAACAAACgaacaaataaatttaaacg ATGAAAAGTCGACTTTGCCAGGAGTTTCAAACTCACCAGATTCTTGTTCATCTTCAGAGGCAACACTCAATCGTAATACAATTAAACACAGTCAACTTTCTAATGCTGTATCTACGTTACCTCGTGTACCGTCAAATAAAACCTCTGAAATATCAAATACGTCTAACAAAATTCCTTCTATATTCAAATCGTTTTCTAATTTTAAAGCTAAAAAAGCTGAACTTGCCCAACAGAAAAAATTAGCTAAATTGGAAAAAGCTCGTATTAAAgcagaacaacaacaacaacaacagcgtAAAGAACAAATTAAAAATCATCCACTTTCTTCATGGAAATGGCGTGGATTCGGCACACTTTCACCATCTAGTTCTTCATCAATGTCTCCTATTGGATTTTCACCATCATCACcacatcaataa